DNA sequence from the Deltaproteobacteria bacterium genome:
CTCGCGACCGACCCGAGCCGCTTTCCCTGCCGGCCGGAGGCGCCCGCGCGCCCCCTCGCCTTCGTGGGCGACAGCATGCAGTCGGCGCAGGAGAAGTGGAGGGCGCGTCTGAACGGGGCCGGACGCCGTCAGGCCCGGCGGCTGGCGGAGGCCTTGCTTGCGGCGGCGAGCGCGGCCGACCGCGCGGCGCTGCTGCATCCCGCGGACGGACCCGGAAGGCCGGACTGGAACGTGCTCGGAGCGGCCACCTGGGAGGCGACCGCGACGCATCGGTTGGGGCTCCTGCGCGCCGTGGCGGGCCCGGACCTCCACCTCTACGGCGACGCCGGGTGGAAGCGGCTCTTGCCGACGGCCACCTTCTGCGGTCCGCTCGACTACGGTGAAGCCCTCGCGGCAGTCTACCGCTCGAGCGCCGTGAACCTGAACGCCACGAGTCGCCAGATGCCTACCGCGGTCAATCAGCGGGTCTTCGACGTGCCGGCCTGCGGTGGCTTCGTCCTCTCCGACGCGCAGGCCGACGTGGGCGAGCACTTCGAGCTCGGCTCCGAGGCGGTGGTCTACCGCGACGCCGACGAGCTGGCGGCTCTCTGCCGTCATTATCTCGCACACCCCGAGGAGCGAGCGGCCGTGGCCCGACGAGCGCGAGAGCGGGTGCTTCGCGACCACACCTACGAGACGCGGGTGCAGACCTTGCTGGCCGCGCTTCGCGCGCGCCACGCCCCGCGCGCCAACGCCGCCTCGGTCGCTCCCGCGACCTGACCAGCTTCGCCGCCGGAGTGGCTTACTTCCCGCTCGCCCGCTTGCCGGCCTCGCGAAAGAGCGCGAGCCAGCTGTCCTGCGTCGGGCCGTCCAGTCCGAAGAGCTGCAGCTCCAGGCGATGCGCCGTCCCCTCCTTGGCGCAGAGCATCACGTTGGCCCAGATGTCGAAGTTGGCCCCCCACCCCTGGACCGTGAGCTTGGCCAGGTGGTTGATCGGCAGCGCCGGGGGACCCGCCATCTCGAGCCCCTGCGCCGTCATGCTGCGCGCCGTGTACTGCCCCGGCGTGGTCTTCGATCGGCTCATGACCTGGAAGTCCGCCGGATGGCGCGGCCCCCAGAGGGTCGTGTCCGAGGGGGCTACCGCGGAGGCCGGACGCGCCCCCGCCTTGACCACGGGCGCAGCCTTGGGCTGAGCGCCCGTCGCCTCGAGGCCCGAGACGAGCGGGGGGATCTGCGGCAGCACCGCCGCCGCGAAGGCGCGCAGTCCCGAGTTCGTGAACCAGACGGGCCGGGGCAGGTCGTCGGCGGCGAGCTGCTTGCCCTGGTAGAGCGCCCCCGCTACCTCGTCGGACAGAAGCAGAAGCTCGGCGATCCGCTGGTGGTCGCCTGCCGCCTGCGGGTCGTGGTGGTGCGCCATCACCGTGGCCAGCATGTCCGGCAGATTCCACTTGGCTGCGACCACCATGCCCAGCTCGATGTGGTAGCGCTCGAGAGCCTCCCGCCAGAAGGTCTCTGGCATCACCTGGGCCTCCTTGTCAGCGGCCCAGATTTGCTCGAAGACCGCGAGCGCGATCGTCTTGCCGAAGTCGTGCAGGAGCCCGGCGATGAAGGCGTCGCTCCCCTCCACCCCGATGCGCGGACCCACCTGGTGGCAGAAGACCGCGCTGATGAGCGCCTCCTGCCAGACCCGGCGCTTCAGCGTGACGAGCGGTCCGGCACCGCACGCGCTGGCCCCGATGGTCAGGGCCATGACGACGCGCGTGAGCTCCTTCGTCCCGATGCGGGTCACCGCCCGTTCGAGCGTGGTCACGGGCTCCGTGGAGCGAAAGGCCGCGGAGTTGGCCATGCGGATGATCTCCGCGGCCAGAGCCTGGTCCGCCGCGATGTTGCGGCAGAGCTCTTTCATGTCGAAGTCCGCGCGGGCCACGATCTGGCTCACGCGCGTCGCGATGGCCGGGTAGGGCGGCACGGAGACGTCGCCCTTGGTGATGCGTTCCAGCACGCGCTCCTCGAGCGCGAGGCTCATGAGTCCCGCCGGCGGTTCCCCCCCTATTCCGGCGCCCGTCGTCTTCCCGTCAGGGCTCTGCATGCGGGCCTGTCCTTCTGTGTGGGACGGTCTGCTCAACCGGACCAGAATCTAACGGGTCCCACGTCGATGTGCACGAATCCTTGCTTATGGTAACAGCCCACGCCGCCTGGCGGATAGCGGCGAAAGTACGCGCAGAGGTCGGTGACGGGCACTCCGGGGAGTCGGATGTCGAGCGCCTGGCCGTGGACGTGCCGGCTGCGCAGGGCCACCTTGTGTCCGGCCTCGCGCAGGGCCTCGTTCAGGCCGCGGGTCCGGAAGGCCGACAGGACCTCGACGCGCCTGCGCGAGAGCCGCTTCGCGGCGTCGAGCAGGCTGAGCACGAGGCGAGGGTCCATCAGGGTGTAGCGGCGGTCTCGCCCGCAGCGGAAGAAGCGATTCAGCGCGGCGGGCGGGGGCAGCGGAAAGGGGGCGACCTCGAGACGCTCGCCCGTGCGCAGGTTCACGAGCAGGACCCCGCCGGCCTCGGGACGCGCCGGTCGAGGGATCGCCACGAGGACCGCCGCCAGAACCAGCACGCACCGCATGCGCGGATCTCCAGCAAGCGGCGTGCCCACTCGCGGCGACGCGGATCCATGCACTTGGGTCGCTCCGCGCGTCAGGGCGCGGGGGGGCCGCCAGCTCCTTGACGCTCCGCGGGGGCGACTGCCTCCTCAAGCGCGGCTCCGGACTGCCGTTGAGGGAGATAGGAGGCCCCATGCCGGTCGTGAACCTCGAGCTCCTGATGTCCCGTGTGGACAACCTGCCTACCCTACCCATGGTAGCGCTGCAGGTCTCGGAGCTGGTGAACGACCCCGACTGCGACAGCGCGCACATCGCGCAGGTCATGCAGGAGGATCAGGCCCTCACCTCGCGGGTGCTCGCCCTCGTCAACTCCGCCTACTATGCCATCCCCGGGGGGGTGGCCGACGTGCGTCGCGCGATCTCCTACCTGGGCTACAACACGGTCTACCAGCTCGTCCTGACCGTATCGGTCTTTCAGAACCTCCCGGCGGTGCCGGGTACCAAGTTCAGCATCCGCGAGCTCTGGAAGCACTCGCTCGGCGTGGCGATCGCCTCGGAGGCGGTGGCCAAGCACCTCAAGCACCCTGCCCCCGAGGAGGCCTTCACCGCCGGCCTGCTCCACGACATCGGCAAGGTGGCGATGGCCTCCGTGGCGCACAAGATACTCGAGGAGGTGGTCCAGTCCGCCGTGCAGAAGGGGGTGACCTTCCGCGAGAGCGAGCGCGAGATCGGGCTGCCGGGGCACGACTACGTCGGACGCCGGCTCTCGGAGAAGTGGCGCCTGCCGGCGAGCGTGCAGGCGGCCATCGGCTACCACCACAGCCTCGACCCGCGGGCGCGCCTCTCGCTACCGAAGACGGCGCACGCGATGGCGGACGTCGTGGCGCTCGCGGACGTGATCTGTCGGCGCTGCAACATCGGAAACGGCGGGGACGAAGTGATCCCCGAGCCGGTGCAGGAGGTCCTCGATCGGCTGAACCTGAGCGACACGGCGCTCGTGAGCGTGGCGGACGAGCTGCCGCGGGCCATCGAGCGGTCGAAGCGGTTCTTGGAGCTCCTCGGGTAACCGAGCGAAGGGGGACGCGAAGATGTCATCGACAAGGAACAGGATGTCGTCCAACAGCGCGCCACCCGGTCTGCAGATCGACGCCCTTCAGCTCCTCACCGACCTGGCCGAGGCGATGCTGATCGTGGAGCGCCCCGAGCGCACGATCCTCGCCACCAATCCGCGCTGCGAGGACGTGACCGGCTACGGGGCCGGCGAACTGGTGGGCGGGCGGCTCGACCTCCTCGCGGCCGAACGCGTGGTCAGCCGCGTCCCCCCGCTGGACTTCGCGAACCTCCTCTCGCGCCCCGGGCTGCACGAAGAGGTCCCCCTGCGCCGTCGGGACGGCTCGCACTTCGTGGCCTCGGTCCACGTCTCGGTCAGCGAGGATCCGCGCCAGCAGATCGCCCTGCTCCTGCTGCGCGATCAGACCGCGCGCCTCATGCTCGAGCGCGAGCTCATCACCAAGCACATGGCGCTTCGCGAGGCCTACCAGGACCTCGAGCGCATGAACTCCGAGATCACCACCGCGAACGCCGAGCTCAAGACCACGCGGCGCCACCTCATGCAGCTCGAGAAGATGGCCACCATCGGCAAGTTTGCCGCCGGGGTGGCGCACGAGGTCAATAACCCCATGACCTTCGTGCTGCAGAATCTGCAGCTCCTGCAGAGCTACGCGGGCTATATCGTGCCGATCGTGAGCAGCCACCTCGCGCGCCACGGTGACCGGACCGGTGAGCCCGGCCTGCTCGAGGAGATCCGTGGCGAGCTGCACCAGGTGATCGACGAGACGCTCCAGGGCGCGGACCGCGTGAGCCGGCTCGTGAAGCAGCTCCACGCCTTCTCGAACGTGAGCGACCAGGCGGCCACGCTCACCGACCTGCGGCAGATCCTCGAGACCTCGATCATGATGGTCCAGAACCAGATCCGCTATCGCGCGCGCCTCGAGCGGCACTTCTTCGAGACGCCGCGGGTGGTCTGCGTGCCGGGCCAGATCAGCCAGGTCCTGGTGAACCTGCTCGTGAACGCGATGCAGGCCCTCGAGGGGCGCGACTTCGAGGGCAACGTGATCGTCGTGCGGCTCTCGACCCGCGGCGACATGATCCTGCTCGAGGTCGAGGACAACGGGTGCGGCATCGCCCCCGAGCACCTAGGGCGCGTGCTCGACCCCTTCTTCACCACCAAGCCGGCGGGCAAGGGGACGGGGCTCGGCCTCGCGCTCTCCGCGAGCGTCGTGCACCAGCACGGCGGCACGATCGAGGTGGAGAGTCAGCTCGGGACGGGGACGACGGTGCGCGTCCTGCTCCCCATCCAGAGCCCCCACAAGGTCGGCACGCGCATCACGGACGCCGTGGAGCCGGTGGCGCACCAGGCCCGCATCCTCCTCGTGGACGACGAGGAGACCCTGCTCCGGGCCTCGCAGCGGAGCTTCGGGCGCCAGCACCAGGTGCGCACGGCGCTCGGTCCGAATGAGGCGCTCCTGCGGCTCGCCGAGGACTCGCAGGTGGATCTGGTCCTGTCGGACCTCATGATGCCGGACATGGACGGGCTGAGCCTCTGCCGCGAGATCCTGGTCCGGTATCCCCACCTGAAGGGGCGGGTCATGCTCATGACCGGCGGGGTCTTCACCGACGCTGTGCAGGCCGAGATCAGCGCTTCGGGGCTGCAGGTGCTCCGCAAGCCGTTCGACGGGCAGGATCTGCAGCGGGCGCTGTCGGCGGTGGGGGGGCCGCGTCTCGAGTAGCGGCTTCGGTTTCAGCGTCCAATCCGACGAGCTCGCTCACCGGAACGCTGCGCAGTCCGAGACGCTCCAGTTCGTCGAGGAGCAAGGGGAGCACTTCCGCCGCGAGGTGGGTCTGGCCGCTCCTCGGCGCGTCGTGAAGGAGCAGGATCGCCCCTGGGCGCAGCGCAGGGCGGAGCCGGGCGAAGGCGGCCCGGGCCGTCCTTCCCGGGGCGTGGTCGAGGCCGCGGGCCGAGAAGGCTACCAGCTCGAGCCCCGCGAGGCGCACCCCGCGCACGAGCCGAGGACTCTGCGCCCCCGCCGGTGGACGAAAGAGGCGCGGCACCTTGCCCGTGGCGCGTGCGATCGCGTCCTGCACGCGCCGGAGCTCTTCCGCGACGCGCGCCGGTCGCGCGAAGGGCAGGTGCCAGGCGTGCGCGTGGGAGTGATTGCCGAGCTCGTGTCCGGCGGCGGCGAT
Encoded proteins:
- a CDS encoding glycosyltransferase, with product MGTDPTSGRLGSESALKRALAYRKFASDRATVLLLDGNYHLGAECLRAFDRLGHRVESVPVTTPVASFVQALLWKLVEVRPDFVLSINHLGFDEGGALGALLEELELPVAVWYVDSPQFVLRQGGLPARSVTSLFLWERTLLPAMRARGAEDLHYLPLATDPSRFPCRPEAPARPLAFVGDSMQSAQEKWRARLNGAGRRQARRLAEALLAAASAADRAALLHPADGPGRPDWNVLGAATWEATATHRLGLLRAVAGPDLHLYGDAGWKRLLPTATFCGPLDYGEALAAVYRSSAVNLNATSRQMPTAVNQRVFDVPACGGFVLSDAQADVGEHFELGSEAVVYRDADELAALCRHYLAHPEERAAVARRARERVLRDHTYETRVQTLLAALRARHAPRANAASVAPAT
- a CDS encoding HDOD domain-containing protein, which encodes MQSPDGKTTGAGIGGEPPAGLMSLALEERVLERITKGDVSVPPYPAIATRVSQIVARADFDMKELCRNIAADQALAAEIIRMANSAAFRSTEPVTTLERAVTRIGTKELTRVVMALTIGASACGAGPLVTLKRRVWQEALISAVFCHQVGPRIGVEGSDAFIAGLLHDFGKTIALAVFEQIWAADKEAQVMPETFWREALERYHIELGMVVAAKWNLPDMLATVMAHHHDPQAAGDHQRIAELLLLSDEVAGALYQGKQLAADDLPRPVWFTNSGLRAFAAAVLPQIPPLVSGLEATGAQPKAAPVVKAGARPASAVAPSDTTLWGPRHPADFQVMSRSKTTPGQYTARSMTAQGLEMAGPPALPINHLAKLTVQGWGANFDIWANVMLCAKEGTAHRLELQLFGLDGPTQDSWLALFREAGKRASGK
- a CDS encoding polysaccharide deacetylase family protein, with the protein product MTDPRRPLRPPSRRWLVAVAAGGALLLTLLALLGKLPLVSGLAAAALLAFAPVAVGSLAVGSGLLARPVIGASGTPGLLSLTFDDGPHPEGTPRILELLAARGHRATFFVVGRAAEAHPALLGQIAAAGHELGNHSHAHAWHLPFARPARVAEELRRVQDAIARATGKVPRLFRPPAGAQSPRLVRGVRLAGLELVAFSARGLDHAPGRTARAAFARLRPALRPGAILLLHDAPRSGQTHLAAEVLPLLLDELERLGLRSVPVSELVGLDAETEAATRDAAPPPPTAPAADPARRTACGAPAAPKR
- a CDS encoding HDOD domain-containing protein, whose protein sequence is MPVVNLELLMSRVDNLPTLPMVALQVSELVNDPDCDSAHIAQVMQEDQALTSRVLALVNSAYYAIPGGVADVRRAISYLGYNTVYQLVLTVSVFQNLPAVPGTKFSIRELWKHSLGVAIASEAVAKHLKHPAPEEAFTAGLLHDIGKVAMASVAHKILEEVVQSAVQKGVTFRESEREIGLPGHDYVGRRLSEKWRLPASVQAAIGYHHSLDPRARLSLPKTAHAMADVVALADVICRRCNIGNGGDEVIPEPVQEVLDRLNLSDTALVSVADELPRAIERSKRFLELLG
- a CDS encoding response regulator, translating into MSSNSAPPGLQIDALQLLTDLAEAMLIVERPERTILATNPRCEDVTGYGAGELVGGRLDLLAAERVVSRVPPLDFANLLSRPGLHEEVPLRRRDGSHFVASVHVSVSEDPRQQIALLLLRDQTARLMLERELITKHMALREAYQDLERMNSEITTANAELKTTRRHLMQLEKMATIGKFAAGVAHEVNNPMTFVLQNLQLLQSYAGYIVPIVSSHLARHGDRTGEPGLLEEIRGELHQVIDETLQGADRVSRLVKQLHAFSNVSDQAATLTDLRQILETSIMMVQNQIRYRARLERHFFETPRVVCVPGQISQVLVNLLVNAMQALEGRDFEGNVIVVRLSTRGDMILLEVEDNGCGIAPEHLGRVLDPFFTTKPAGKGTGLGLALSASVVHQHGGTIEVESQLGTGTTVRVLLPIQSPHKVGTRITDAVEPVAHQARILLVDDEETLLRASQRSFGRQHQVRTALGPNEALLRLAEDSQVDLVLSDLMMPDMDGLSLCREILVRYPHLKGRVMLMTGGVFTDAVQAEISASGLQVLRKPFDGQDLQRALSAVGGPRLE
- a CDS encoding YcbK family protein, which gives rise to MRCVLVLAAVLVAIPRPARPEAGGVLLVNLRTGERLEVAPFPLPPPAALNRFFRCGRDRRYTLMDPRLVLSLLDAAKRLSRRRVEVLSAFRTRGLNEALREAGHKVALRSRHVHGQALDIRLPGVPVTDLCAYFRRYPPGGVGCYHKQGFVHIDVGPVRFWSG